GTCGGATAAGTTCTTCTGTAGTCATGTCAATAAGGCAGAAAATAAGGTTATTCCATCTCTCGGTATGCGCCCAAACGCATGATCATCTCATCGAAATCCACTTGGTGTGCATCGAATTCGGGGCCATCGACACAGACGAATTTCGTCTGTCCTCCCACGCTTATACGACAAGCCCCACACATACCGGTGCCATCCACCATAATTGTATTGAGAGAAGCTATGGTCGGTATCTCGTAACGTTTGGTCAGGAGAGAAACGAACTTCATCATCACAGCCGGCCCGATCGTAACGCAGAGGTCTACCGTTTCCCGTTTGATAACGCTTTCCACTCCATCTGTTACGAGGCCTTTCGTCCCATAAGACCCATCGTCTGTCATGATGATCACTTCATCGCTATTGGCTCGCATTTGTTCTTCAAGGATAACCAGATCTTTAGTTCTGGCAGCCAATACGACAATTACACGGTTGCCTGCTTTGTGGAAAGCCTCCACGATCGGGAGCAAAGGAGCCACGCCCACACCGCCTCCGGCACAAACCACTGTGCCGACCTTTTCGATATGCGTACTCTGTCCCAGCGGACCTACCACATCCGTGATATAGTCGCCGACTTCGAGTTCGGCCAATTTCTTGGAAGATTTGCCCACGGCCTGAACCACTAAGGTAATGGTACCGCGCTTTATGTCAGCCTGTGCAATAGTCAGGGGGATGCGTTCGCCTTTTTCTCCAACGCGGATGATTACAAAATGTCCTGCTCTTCGCGATTTGGCTATACGAGGAGCCTCTACTTCCAGCTTGATCACATTAGCCGAGAAGTATTCTTTGGATACGATTTTATTCATAGTAACAGTCACATTTGCCCGCTGCTAACCGAAGCGTTCGGTCGCAAAGGTAAGAATAATCCGGGGGGGAGTAGACAGGACAAAGAAAAGGACACCTCCGTTGGAGAGCTGAGGGAGCGTGGCAGTCACATGGGAATACCATCGGGGGAAACGGATAAATATGGTAGTTTTGTCTGTAAATAAGTAAGCATAAACACCATAATGCGCATTGATATAATCACCGTGCTGCCCGAAATGATCGAAAATACACTCAACTGCTCGATCATCGGGAGGGCACAAGAAAGAGGACTGCTGGAACTGAAGCTGCACCAGCTTCGCGACTATTCCACCGATAAATGGAAACGTGTGGACGACTATCCATTCGGTGGAGAGCCTGGCATGGTGATGCAAGTAGAACCGATCGACCGGATTATCACCGAACTGAAAACCCAGAGAGAATACGATGAGGTGATATTCACCTCTCCCGACGGTGAGCGTTTCGACCAACCGATGGCCAATGAACTGAGTCTCCTATCCAATTTGATTATTCTTTGTGGACATTATAAGGGGATAGACTATCGTATCAGGGAACATTTGATCACTCGTGAGATTTCGATCGGCGACTACGTACTCACCGGCGGAGAGTTGGCCGCCGCCGTGATGACCGATGCGATCGCCCGTCTCATCCCCGGAGTTCTCAACGATGCCGGCAGCGCACTGTCCGACACCTTTCAGGACAATCTGCTGGCCCCTCCGGTCTATACCCGACCGGCCGAATATAAAGGTTGGCGAGTGCCGGATATTCTACTCAGCGGACATGAAGCCAATATCGCCAAATGGCGCCTTGAACAAGCTGTCGAGCGTACTAAGCGGTTGCGCCCCGATTTGATAAAAGACTGATCCCGCTCACCCCTGATTCTGCGATACGCTTATGAAGATGATAGAATGGCTCACAAGCAAACTGCCCGATCGGGCACATGTTCGCTCCATCATGTTCGGCATGAATACCCCCACGGGACGCCTCTTCGATATTCTCCTGCTATGCCTCATCCTTCTGAGCGTCATTGTCGTCTCAGCAGAAAGTACCGTAGGCCTGTCCCATAGCACGAGGAATTTTTTGCATTGGTGCGAGTGGGTTATCACCATTGTATTCACTATCGAATACATCCTGCGGATCTACTGCCTTCATAAACCGTGGCGGTACATCCTTTCCTTTTACGGCATCATAGACCTCATCTCCATACTTCCCTCCTATATAGCCCTTATCTATAGCGGAGCACAGGTGCTGATGGTCTTCCGCATCCTTCGACTGCTGAGGATCTTCCGTATCCTGAGCCTGAACAACCTCGTCTCGGCAGGCGATATGCTCGTGCGATCGATACGCGCCAGCATGGCCAAGATTATGGTCTTCATGCTTTTTCTTCTCCTGCTCGTCACCATTCTCGGCTCGGTCATGTACCTGATCGAAGGACGGGGCAATCCCAATTTTTCCAGTATCCCCAAGTCCATCTATTGGGCTATCGTCACGCTGACCACTGTAGGCTATGGCGATATTACCCCCGTCACGGCCGTCGGGCAGTTGGTATCCACGATAGTCATGCTGCTTGGTTATTCCATCATTGCCGTACCGACGGGAATCATTTCGGCCGAGATGACCAAATCCAATCGCACCGACTCCATGGTGGCTTTCGATACACCCATCCGCTGTCCGCGCTGCAACAAACGCATCCGCAGACACAAGGCCCGCTACTGCGACCAATGTGGCTACTCGCTTTTTACACACGGTCATACGGTAGTCCCCAACACCTGTAAGCCGGAAGGGGATACCGGCAGTAACGAATAGACGCCCCCTCCGATACCCCCTCTTTTCTTGCCACTTACAAGCAAAAGCCTCGCATTCAGCTGACAGGCTTACGGATCGGACTCCTTCCCGTACCCACCGTACTTATACCTGTACCGGTAATCGATACCGAGCAAACTGCCTGCAAAGGTGCTCACTTCTCCGTAAGCAATCAGCACGCTCGAATCGATTTCCCCCACGGGAGGGACAAAGAAGCCGATGAACAGCAGTAACAACCCGACCAAACACAAGAGAACGGCCAAGGTGAGGTGCACCCTTATCCTCCATTTCATAGCCGACTGTATTCTGCATGTGCATCGAAACAAGGACAAGCCTTCATCCATTCGTCGGGAGTAATGCTCCCGTCGTAATTGCGATCGTAGCTCAAGTCGCGATGGCCGACTATACTCGCCTGTGGGTACAGGTTTCTCAGTTCCATCAGCAAACGCCTCAGGGCGGTTTTCTGCTGCGGAGTTCGCGTATCGGCCGGCTTAGCCGCCGCATCCAGACCTCCCTCGTAGCAGACACCTATACTACAGTGATTGTACCCTTTGGCGTGTGCTCCCGGCTCTGTCATCGGACGCAATGCCTCCGTATCTCCATTGCGACGGATGTAGAAGTGATAACCGGCCGAGCGAAACCCTCGTGCCCGGTGGTCGCGATCGAGCTGAAGCGATGTATAGGTCATATTGGATCTTGTGGCCGAACAGTGGATGACTATATATTTGATGGTATTCATTGTTTTGGATGTTGATAGATGAAAAAATTAAACCCATTATAGAAAGACAAAGGCCGGAGACAAAAGCAAATTTCCTTGTCTCCGGCCTTCCGATTAGATTCCCGTCCCTGCTCGAATACAGGAGGAATACGGATCAGAATTAGAGACCGCCGCCTCCGCTACCTTGCTCACCGCCGCCCTCGGGAGAAACAGGAACAGAGGGAGTACCACCTTGCTGTTCTCCGGGACGAAGCATATTGATCCCTTTCAGACGAATTTGCCGACAGGCGCGGCGAATATCTCCACCGGGCAGAAAGAGCACCCGTGCTCGGCGGATATTTTCCACGGTAAATTCCTCTCCTTCTTTGGCGGCTTTGGAGCTGAGACTGATCCGGAAGCGACCCAATTCTCCCAACGAGATAGCCCGTCCTTGCTTGAGTCCGGTGATGACAAGGCCCGTTACCGTATTGATGATAGAGCGGACATCTCCCTCACTCACAGCGGAGATTTTGCTTGTCAGATCGCAGATCTCGGACAAATCCATATCTCCTGTTTTCAGGGTTTGGGCGTATCGAATCTTCGCCGGCTGTCCGTTGATCATCACTTTTCGTTCT
This genomic stretch from Porphyromonas gingivalis ATCC 33277 harbors:
- a CDS encoding sulfide/dihydroorotate dehydrogenase-like FAD/NAD-binding protein, giving the protein MNKIVSKEYFSANVIKLEVEAPRIAKSRRAGHFVIIRVGEKGERIPLTIAQADIKRGTITLVVQAVGKSSKKLAELEVGDYITDVVGPLGQSTHIEKVGTVVCAGGGVGVAPLLPIVEAFHKAGNRVIVVLAARTKDLVILEEQMRANSDEVIIMTDDGSYGTKGLVTDGVESVIKRETVDLCVTIGPAVMMKFVSLLTKRYEIPTIASLNTIMVDGTGMCGACRISVGGQTKFVCVDGPEFDAHQVDFDEMIMRLGAYREME
- a CDS encoding ion transporter gives rise to the protein MKMIEWLTSKLPDRAHVRSIMFGMNTPTGRLFDILLLCLILLSVIVVSAESTVGLSHSTRNFLHWCEWVITIVFTIEYILRIYCLHKPWRYILSFYGIIDLISILPSYIALIYSGAQVLMVFRILRLLRIFRILSLNNLVSAGDMLVRSIRASMAKIMVFMLFLLLLVTILGSVMYLIEGRGNPNFSSIPKSIYWAIVTLTTVGYGDITPVTAVGQLVSTIVMLLGYSIIAVPTGIISAEMTKSNRTDSMVAFDTPIRCPRCNKRIRRHKARYCDQCGYSLFTHGHTVVPNTCKPEGDTGSNE
- the trmD gene encoding tRNA (guanosine(37)-N1)-methyltransferase TrmD, which encodes MRIDIITVLPEMIENTLNCSIIGRAQERGLLELKLHQLRDYSTDKWKRVDDYPFGGEPGMVMQVEPIDRIITELKTQREYDEVIFTSPDGERFDQPMANELSLLSNLIILCGHYKGIDYRIREHLITREISIGDYVLTGGELAAAVMTDAIARLIPGVLNDAGSALSDTFQDNLLAPPVYTRPAEYKGWRVPDILLSGHEANIAKWRLEQAVERTKRLRPDLIKD
- a CDS encoding N-acetylmuramoyl-L-alanine amidase — encoded protein: MNTIKYIVIHCSATRSNMTYTSLQLDRDHRARGFRSAGYHFYIRRNGDTEALRPMTEPGAHAKGYNHCSIGVCYEGGLDAAAKPADTRTPQQKTALRRLLMELRNLYPQASIVGHRDLSYDRNYDGSITPDEWMKACPCFDAHAEYSRL
- a CDS encoding HU family DNA-binding protein, with translation MAVSFKVKERKVMINGQPAKIRYAQTLKTGDMDLSEICDLTSKISAVSEGDVRSIINTVTGLVITGLKQGRAISLGELGRFRISLSSKAAKEGEEFTVENIRRARVLFLPGGDIRRACRQIRLKGINMLRPGEQQGGTPSVPVSPEGGGEQGSGGGGL